In one window of Nocardioides panacisoli DNA:
- a CDS encoding DUF3090 domain-containing protein, producing MSPIVHGFDPPERFVAGTVGEPGARTFFLQARAGSRVVTVALEKQQVEALAERIDELLDEVMGSPETEALIPAVAPQDLTDDDPLETPITEEFRVGTMTLSWDAQDERVVVEVFPVGEENVGLGDAANEGEETATEDEGSEVLLVRMAAGPARAFAQRAGKVVGAGRPSCPFCGEPVGAEGHLCVRANGFKRREP from the coding sequence ATGTCGCCGATCGTGCATGGATTCGACCCGCCGGAGCGCTTCGTCGCCGGCACCGTGGGGGAGCCCGGTGCCCGCACCTTCTTCCTGCAGGCGCGCGCCGGGTCCCGGGTGGTGACCGTCGCTCTGGAGAAGCAACAGGTCGAGGCGCTCGCGGAGCGCATCGACGAGCTGCTCGACGAGGTCATGGGGTCGCCGGAGACCGAGGCGCTCATCCCGGCCGTCGCGCCGCAGGACCTGACCGACGACGACCCGCTGGAGACCCCCATCACCGAGGAGTTCCGGGTCGGCACCATGACGCTGTCGTGGGACGCACAGGACGAGCGCGTGGTCGTGGAGGTCTTCCCTGTCGGTGAGGAGAACGTGGGTCTCGGCGACGCCGCCAACGAGGGCGAGGAGACGGCCACCGAGGACGAGGGCAGCGAGGTCCTGCTGGTCCGCATGGCCGCCGGTCCGGCGCGTGCCTTCGCCCAGCGTGCCGGCAAGGTCGTGGGCGCCGGACGGCCCAGCTGTCCGTTCTGCGGTGAGCCGGTCGGCGCCGAGGGACACCTCTGCGTGCGCGCCAACGGCTTCAAGCGTCGCGAGCCGTGA
- a CDS encoding PAC2 family protein: MELEQVPPLVRPVVIASFEGWNDAAEAATGVVDHLMEQWDARVVAAIDPEEYYDFQVNRPSVGTDESGFRKLTWPSTHVAVASPPGLDRDVILIRGIEPNMRWRRFCSELLACVDDLGGELVVTLGALLADTPHSRPIPVTGTSSEPEIVDRLDLDQSTYEGPTGIVGVFQDACDKVGAPSASFWAAVPHYVAQPPCPKATLALLGHVEELLETSIPLGDLPEEAIAWEHGVNELAEDDDEVADYIHGLEQTRDTAELPEASGEAIAKEFERYLKRRDTD, translated from the coding sequence ATGGAGTTGGAACAGGTCCCGCCGCTGGTCCGACCGGTCGTGATCGCCTCCTTCGAGGGGTGGAACGACGCCGCCGAGGCCGCGACCGGGGTGGTCGACCACCTGATGGAGCAGTGGGACGCACGCGTCGTCGCCGCGATCGACCCCGAGGAGTACTACGACTTCCAGGTCAACCGCCCCAGTGTGGGCACCGACGAGAGCGGCTTCCGCAAGCTCACCTGGCCCAGCACGCACGTGGCCGTGGCCTCCCCGCCCGGGCTCGACCGCGACGTGATCCTGATCCGCGGGATCGAGCCCAACATGCGCTGGCGCCGGTTCTGCAGCGAGCTGCTGGCCTGCGTCGACGACCTCGGTGGCGAGCTGGTCGTCACCCTCGGTGCCTTGCTCGCCGACACCCCGCACAGCCGGCCGATCCCGGTCACCGGTACGTCCTCCGAACCCGAGATCGTCGATCGTCTCGACCTGGACCAGTCCACCTACGAGGGCCCGACCGGCATCGTCGGGGTCTTCCAGGACGCCTGCGACAAGGTCGGCGCCCCGTCGGCGTCGTTCTGGGCCGCGGTCCCCCACTACGTGGCGCAGCCGCCGTGCCCGAAGGCCACCCTGGCGCTGCTGGGCCACGTCGAGGAGCTGCTCGAGACCTCGATCCCGCTCGGTGACCTCCCCGAGGAGGCCATCGCCTGGGAGCACGGCGTCAACGAGCTCGCCGAGGACGACGACGAGGTCGCCGACTACATCCACGGCCTGGAGCAGACGCGGGACACCGCCGAGCTGCCCGAGGCCTCCGGCGAGGCGATCGCCAAGGAGTTCGAGCGCTACCTCAAGCGCCGCGACACCGACTGA
- the mshC gene encoding cysteine--1-D-myo-inosityl 2-amino-2-deoxy-alpha-D-glucopyranoside ligase, producing MRAWTPPEIPTPTVTGPAVRVHDTATGGLVASDPTDGARLYVCGITPYDATHLGHAATYIGFDLLLRAWRNAGHDVHYVQNVTDVDDPLLERAEKVSVDWAELAERETELYRTDMEALRVVPPQQLIGAVESIPLVIDLVQRLVDAGATYELDGDLYFSVTADPAFGEESGYDTATMLRLFGERGGDPDREGKRDPLDCIVWRAERPGEPAWDSPFGRGRPGWHIECAAIALEYLGEHFDVQGGGSDLVFPHHEMCAGHVQVATGRPFARAYLHAGMVGYDGEKMSKSRGNLVFVNALRNSDIDPMAIRLALLRHHYRSDWEWTDAELFTAVDDLATWRKAVALGAGAPAGPVAEEVLAALADDLDAPRAVAAVDRWVAATLGTDGLADTSDADAAGTLLAVLDAALGISL from the coding sequence ATGCGTGCCTGGACCCCGCCCGAGATCCCGACCCCGACCGTGACCGGCCCGGCCGTGCGGGTGCACGACACCGCCACCGGCGGCCTCGTGGCGTCGGACCCCACCGACGGCGCGCGGCTCTACGTCTGCGGGATCACGCCGTACGACGCCACCCACCTCGGGCACGCGGCGACCTACATCGGGTTCGACCTGTTGCTGCGCGCGTGGCGCAACGCCGGCCACGACGTCCACTACGTGCAGAACGTCACCGACGTCGACGACCCGCTGCTGGAGCGGGCCGAGAAGGTCTCGGTCGACTGGGCCGAGCTCGCCGAGCGCGAGACCGAGCTGTACCGCACCGACATGGAGGCGTTGCGGGTGGTGCCGCCGCAGCAGCTGATCGGTGCCGTGGAGTCCATCCCGCTGGTCATCGACCTCGTGCAGCGCCTCGTCGACGCCGGCGCCACCTACGAGCTCGACGGTGACCTCTACTTCTCCGTCACCGCCGACCCGGCGTTCGGCGAGGAGTCGGGCTACGACACCGCGACGATGCTGCGCCTCTTCGGGGAGCGCGGCGGCGACCCCGACCGTGAGGGCAAGCGGGACCCGCTCGACTGCATCGTCTGGCGTGCCGAGCGGCCGGGCGAGCCCGCGTGGGACAGCCCCTTCGGACGTGGCCGGCCCGGGTGGCACATCGAGTGCGCCGCGATCGCGCTGGAGTACCTCGGCGAGCACTTCGACGTGCAGGGCGGGGGCAGCGACCTCGTCTTCCCCCACCACGAGATGTGCGCCGGGCACGTGCAGGTCGCGACGGGCCGGCCCTTCGCGCGCGCCTACCTGCACGCGGGGATGGTCGGCTACGACGGCGAGAAGATGTCGAAGTCGCGGGGCAACCTGGTCTTCGTCAACGCACTGCGCAACAGCGACATCGACCCGATGGCGATCCGGCTGGCGCTGCTGCGCCACCACTACCGCAGCGACTGGGAGTGGACCGACGCCGAGCTGTTCACCGCGGTGGACGACCTCGCCACGTGGCGCAAGGCGGTCGCACTGGGCGCCGGTGCCCCCGCGGGTCCGGTCGCCGAGGAGGTGCTCGCGGCACTGGCCGACGACCTCGACGCGCCGCGCGCCGTGGCCGCGGTGGACCGCTGGGTGGCGGCCACCCTGGGGACCGACGGCCTCGCCGACACCTCCGACGCCGATGCGGCAGGCACCCTGCTGGCCGTGCTCGACGCCGCGCTCGGAATCTCGCTGTAG
- a CDS encoding SCO1664 family protein — protein sequence MTGELALRGRIMPASNATFLAELDGREVVYKPVAGEKPLWDFPDRTLADREVAAYLLSEATGWGLVPPTWHGVGPHGPGMVQEWQEVDESATAVDLVPAGRAPAGWLPVFDGLDEHDREVTLVHEDTPSLRRLAVFDVLCNNADRKGGHVLVLPDGTRLGIDHGVTFHHETKLRTVLWGWAGAPLAAAEVGVVEEVLEQLAGPLGEDLAELLTDLELDALTRRGERLLAAGHLPGPEGGWPPIPWPPF from the coding sequence GTGACCGGTGAGCTCGCGTTGCGCGGCCGCATCATGCCGGCCTCCAACGCGACCTTCCTCGCCGAGCTCGACGGCCGCGAGGTCGTCTACAAGCCGGTGGCCGGGGAGAAGCCGCTGTGGGACTTCCCCGACCGGACCCTCGCGGACCGCGAGGTGGCGGCGTACCTCCTCTCCGAGGCGACGGGTTGGGGCCTCGTGCCGCCGACGTGGCACGGCGTGGGCCCGCACGGCCCGGGCATGGTGCAGGAGTGGCAGGAGGTCGACGAGTCGGCCACCGCGGTCGACCTGGTCCCCGCCGGCAGGGCTCCTGCGGGATGGCTGCCGGTCTTCGACGGGCTCGACGAGCACGACCGCGAGGTCACGCTGGTCCACGAGGACACACCTTCCCTGCGCCGCCTCGCCGTCTTCGACGTGCTGTGCAACAACGCCGACCGCAAGGGCGGTCACGTGCTGGTGCTGCCCGACGGGACACGGCTGGGCATCGACCACGGCGTCACCTTCCACCACGAGACCAAGCTCCGCACCGTGCTGTGGGGATGGGCGGGCGCACCCCTGGCCGCAGCCGAGGTGGGGGTGGTGGAGGAGGTGCTCGAGCAGCTGGCCGGTCCGCTGGGCGAGGACCTCGCCGAGCTGCTCACCGACCTCGAGCTGGACGCCCTCACGCGACGTGGTGAGCGGCTGCTCGCGGCGGGGCACCTGCCGGGGCCGGAGGGAGGCTGGCCACCGATCCCGTGGCCGCCGTTCTGA
- a CDS encoding site-2 protease family protein, which yields MPAEPAENRTPSATPPGTFRIGTIAGSDVLISSSWFLVAGLIAVLMAPRVEQISPGLGAWKYLVGVVFAVVLYLAVLLHEASHAAVATRYGFRVHSITLHFLGGVTAIEGESRNPRQEFWIAVVGPITSIGIGLVGVALWFVTPEGLLLLTVQGMAGANLIIGVLNLVPGLPLDGGRVLKAAVWGLTGSAVTGTTAAGWGGRLAAVAVLGWPLLAEEIFDQPASLVDALIAVVIAVFLWTGATQAMTGARIRDRLTGVVARDLARRTLTVPADLPLAEAVRRAQASESGGIVTTSPTGAPLGLVDEAAVLATPEERRPWVPVSSVARSLDGGLRLPVDITGRELLEAIQRSPAGQYLLVEADGGLYGVLATADVERAVTRR from the coding sequence GTGCCTGCGGAACCCGCCGAGAACCGAACGCCGAGTGCGACGCCCCCCGGCACGTTCCGCATCGGGACCATCGCCGGGAGCGACGTCCTCATCTCCTCGTCCTGGTTCCTCGTGGCGGGCCTGATCGCGGTCCTGATGGCACCCCGGGTGGAACAGATCTCACCGGGTCTGGGTGCGTGGAAGTACCTCGTCGGCGTCGTCTTCGCGGTGGTGCTCTACCTGGCGGTGCTGCTCCACGAGGCGTCGCACGCGGCCGTCGCGACGCGCTACGGGTTCCGGGTGCACTCCATCACGCTGCACTTCCTCGGCGGCGTCACCGCCATCGAGGGCGAGTCCCGCAACCCGCGCCAGGAGTTCTGGATCGCGGTCGTCGGCCCGATCACCTCCATCGGCATCGGGTTGGTGGGCGTCGCCCTGTGGTTCGTCACCCCCGAGGGGCTCCTGTTGCTGACCGTGCAGGGCATGGCCGGCGCCAACCTGATCATCGGGGTGCTCAATCTCGTGCCCGGCCTGCCGCTGGACGGCGGCCGCGTCCTCAAGGCCGCGGTGTGGGGCCTCACCGGCAGCGCCGTCACCGGTACGACGGCCGCCGGCTGGGGTGGGCGACTCGCCGCCGTGGCCGTGCTCGGGTGGCCCCTGCTGGCCGAGGAGATCTTCGACCAGCCCGCCAGCCTGGTGGACGCCCTCATCGCCGTGGTGATCGCCGTCTTCCTCTGGACCGGCGCGACCCAGGCGATGACCGGCGCACGGATCCGCGACCGGTTGACCGGCGTGGTGGCCCGCGACCTCGCACGCCGCACACTCACGGTGCCCGCCGACCTGCCGCTGGCCGAGGCGGTCCGGCGCGCCCAGGCGTCGGAGTCCGGCGGCATCGTCACCACCAGCCCCACCGGCGCCCCGCTGGGGCTGGTGGACGAGGCGGCCGTGCTGGCGACGCCCGAGGAGCGCCGGCCCTGGGTGCCGGTGTCGTCGGTGGCCCGGTCGCTGGACGGTGGGCTGCGGCTCCCGGTCGACATCACCGGACGGGAGCTGCTGGAGGCGATCCAGCGCTCCCCGGCCGGCCAGTACCTCCTCGTCGAGGCCGACGGTGGCCTGTACGGCGTGCTGGCGACCGCGGATGTGGAGCGGGCGGTCACGCGCCGATAG
- the metH gene encoding methionine synthase codes for MADETARRPDATQELTDLLRRRIVIFDGAMGTSIQRDRPDEAGYRGERFADTAAHPTEQSGNSDLLVLSQPDLIGGIHREFLDAGADIVETNTFGANAISQADFGMQEFCYEMNLEGARIARRAADDAAAATDRPRYVAGALGPTTRTASISPDVNDPAARNVSFDELVAAYLEAARGLVDGGSDLLLVETIFDTLNAKAAVFALETLFAETGRRWPVIISGTITDASGRTLSGQVTEAFWNSLRHARPLAVGLNCALGAKELRPYIAELSRVAETFVSAYPNAGLPNAFGEYDEAAEETAGVLAEFAADGYVNLVGGCCGTTPEHIAAIATAVEGTAPRTVPDLTPAMRLSGLEPFTVDADSLFVNVGERTNITGSARFRNLIKDGDYDTALSVAAQQVENGAQVIDVNMDEGMIDGVEAMDRFVKLIASEPDISRVPIMVDSSKWEVIEAGLKDIQGKAIVNSISLKEGEEKFVEQARLCKMYGAAAVVMAFDEDGQADNLARRQEICGRAYRILVDEVDFPADDIVFDPNVFAVATGIAEHATYGVDFIEATRWIKQNLPGAKVSGGISNVSFSFRGNNTVREAIHAVFLFHAIEAGLDMGIVNAGALAVYDEVDAELRDAIEDVVLNRAADPQEATERLLELAEQYRGDDAAAEVRTEEWRELPVAERISHALVKGIDTYAESDTEELRQQIAERGGQPIEVIEGPLMDGMNVVGDLFGAGKMFLPQVVKSARVMKKAVAHLIPFIEEEKAAAGTTGEKDTNGTIVLATVKGDVHDIGKNIVGVVLQCNNFEVIDLGVMVPAQKILDKAAEVGADVIGLSGLITPSLDEMVGFAGEMQRLGLDIPLLIGGATTSRAHTAVKVDPKYDGPVVWVKDASRSVPTAAALLHRERRTALLEEVQEDYDALRARHAKKSDRPRLSFPDARANATPVDWTGYEPPQPRTPGVHELRDYDIAELRDYIDWQPFFNAWEMKGKFPDILHNPATGEAAKKLYDDAQTMLDRVVEEQWLTAHGVYGLFPAASTGEDVLVYADDTREEVRATLFQLRQQGQHRSGIPNRSLADFVAPVGSGLADHVGGFAVTAGIGLPELVQKFKDDLDDYSAILLESLADRLAEAFAERLHQRIRTEFWAHVPEEQLSNEDLIAEKYTGIRPAPGYPACPDHTEKETLWELLDVSAATGIELTESMAMWPGASVSGVYYSHPESQYFVVGRLGRDQVADYADRKGWSLAEAEKWLSPNLGYDPDD; via the coding sequence ATGGCGGACGAGACGGCCCGACGCCCCGATGCCACCCAGGAACTGACCGACCTGCTGCGCCGGCGGATCGTCATCTTCGACGGTGCGATGGGCACCTCGATCCAGCGCGACCGCCCCGACGAGGCCGGCTACCGCGGGGAGCGCTTCGCCGACACTGCCGCGCACCCCACCGAGCAGTCGGGCAACAGCGACCTGCTGGTGCTCAGCCAGCCCGACCTCATCGGCGGGATCCACCGCGAGTTCCTCGACGCCGGCGCCGACATCGTCGAGACCAACACCTTCGGCGCCAACGCGATCTCCCAGGCCGACTTCGGCATGCAGGAGTTCTGCTACGAGATGAACCTCGAGGGTGCGCGCATCGCGCGCCGCGCCGCCGACGACGCGGCCGCGGCCACCGACCGTCCCCGGTACGTCGCCGGCGCCCTCGGACCCACCACGCGGACCGCCTCGATCAGCCCGGACGTCAACGACCCCGCGGCCCGCAACGTCAGCTTCGACGAACTCGTCGCCGCCTACCTCGAGGCCGCCCGTGGCCTGGTGGACGGTGGGTCCGACCTGCTGCTGGTCGAGACCATCTTCGACACCCTCAACGCCAAGGCGGCGGTCTTCGCGCTGGAGACGCTGTTCGCCGAGACCGGGCGCCGGTGGCCGGTCATCATCTCCGGCACCATCACCGACGCCTCCGGACGCACCCTGTCCGGCCAGGTCACCGAGGCGTTCTGGAACTCCCTGCGGCACGCCCGCCCCCTGGCCGTGGGCCTGAACTGCGCGCTCGGCGCCAAGGAGCTGCGGCCCTACATCGCCGAGCTGTCCCGTGTCGCGGAGACCTTCGTGTCGGCCTACCCCAACGCGGGCCTGCCCAACGCGTTCGGCGAGTACGACGAGGCGGCCGAGGAGACGGCCGGTGTGCTGGCCGAGTTCGCCGCGGACGGCTACGTGAACCTGGTCGGCGGCTGCTGCGGCACCACGCCCGAGCACATCGCGGCGATCGCTACGGCCGTCGAGGGGACCGCGCCCCGCACCGTCCCCGACCTCACCCCGGCGATGCGGCTCTCGGGGCTGGAGCCGTTCACCGTCGATGCCGACAGCCTCTTCGTCAACGTCGGCGAACGCACCAACATCACCGGCTCCGCGCGGTTCCGCAACCTGATCAAGGACGGCGACTACGACACGGCTCTCTCGGTGGCCGCCCAGCAGGTGGAGAACGGTGCGCAGGTCATCGACGTCAACATGGACGAGGGCATGATCGACGGCGTCGAGGCGATGGACCGCTTCGTGAAGCTCATCGCCTCCGAGCCCGACATCAGCCGGGTGCCGATCATGGTCGACTCCTCCAAGTGGGAGGTCATCGAGGCCGGCCTGAAGGACATCCAGGGCAAGGCCATCGTCAACTCCATCTCGCTGAAGGAGGGCGAGGAGAAGTTCGTCGAGCAGGCGCGCCTGTGCAAGATGTACGGCGCCGCCGCGGTCGTCATGGCCTTCGACGAGGACGGCCAGGCCGACAACCTCGCGCGGCGCCAGGAGATCTGCGGCCGCGCCTACCGGATCCTGGTCGACGAGGTCGACTTCCCCGCGGACGACATCGTGTTCGACCCCAACGTGTTCGCCGTCGCCACCGGCATCGCCGAGCACGCGACGTACGGCGTCGACTTCATCGAGGCGACCCGGTGGATCAAGCAGAACCTGCCGGGGGCCAAGGTCTCCGGCGGCATCTCCAACGTCAGCTTCAGCTTCCGCGGCAACAACACCGTCCGCGAGGCGATCCACGCGGTGTTCCTCTTCCACGCCATCGAGGCGGGCCTGGACATGGGGATCGTCAACGCGGGTGCGCTGGCGGTCTACGACGAGGTCGACGCCGAGCTGCGTGACGCGATCGAGGACGTCGTGCTCAACCGTGCCGCGGACCCGCAGGAGGCGACCGAGCGGCTGCTCGAGCTCGCCGAGCAGTACCGCGGCGACGATGCCGCGGCCGAGGTGCGCACCGAGGAGTGGCGCGAGCTGCCCGTGGCCGAACGCATCAGCCACGCACTGGTCAAGGGCATCGACACCTACGCCGAATCCGACACCGAGGAGCTGCGCCAGCAGATCGCCGAGCGCGGCGGCCAGCCCATCGAGGTGATCGAAGGGCCCCTCATGGACGGCATGAACGTCGTGGGGGACCTGTTCGGGGCCGGGAAGATGTTCCTGCCGCAGGTCGTGAAGTCCGCCCGCGTCATGAAGAAGGCCGTCGCCCACCTCATCCCCTTCATCGAGGAGGAGAAGGCGGCCGCCGGCACGACGGGGGAGAAGGACACCAACGGCACGATCGTCCTCGCCACGGTGAAGGGCGACGTGCACGACATCGGCAAGAACATCGTCGGCGTCGTGCTGCAGTGCAACAATTTCGAGGTCATCGACCTGGGCGTGATGGTCCCGGCACAGAAGATCCTGGACAAGGCCGCCGAGGTCGGGGCCGACGTGATCGGCCTGTCGGGCCTGATCACCCCCAGCCTGGACGAGATGGTCGGGTTCGCCGGGGAGATGCAGCGACTGGGCCTGGACATCCCGCTGCTGATCGGCGGAGCGACGACCTCCCGCGCCCACACCGCGGTCAAGGTCGACCCGAAGTACGACGGTCCGGTCGTCTGGGTCAAGGACGCCTCCCGCTCAGTGCCCACGGCCGCCGCCCTGCTCCACCGCGAGCGGCGTACGGCGCTGCTGGAGGAGGTGCAGGAGGACTACGACGCCCTCCGCGCCCGCCACGCCAAGAAGTCCGACCGTCCGCGGCTGTCCTTCCCCGACGCCAGGGCGAACGCGACTCCGGTCGACTGGACCGGGTACGAGCCGCCGCAGCCCCGCACCCCCGGCGTGCACGAGCTGCGCGACTACGACATCGCCGAGCTGCGCGACTACATCGACTGGCAGCCGTTCTTCAACGCCTGGGAGATGAAGGGCAAGTTCCCCGACATCCTCCACAACCCGGCCACGGGCGAGGCGGCGAAGAAGCTCTACGACGACGCCCAGACGATGCTCGACCGGGTGGTCGAGGAGCAGTGGCTCACCGCCCACGGCGTGTACGGGCTCTTCCCGGCGGCCAGCACCGGCGAGGACGTGCTGGTCTACGCCGACGACACGCGGGAGGAGGTCCGGGCCACCCTGTTCCAGCTGCGGCAGCAGGGGCAGCACCGCTCGGGCATCCCCAACCGCTCGCTGGCCGACTTCGTGGCACCGGTCGGCTCCGGCCTGGCCGACCACGTCGGCGGATTCGCCGTCACCGCCGGCATCGGGCTGCCCGAGCTGGTGCAGAAGTTCAAGGACGACCTCGACGACTACAGCGCGATCCTGCTGGAGTCACTGGCGGACCGCCTCGCCGAGGCCTTCGCCGAGCGGCTCCACCAGCGGATCCGCACCGAGTTCTGGGCCCACGTGCCCGAGGAGCAGCTCAGCAACGAGGACCTGATCGCGGAGAAGTACACCGGCATCCGGCCGGCTCCGGGCTATCCCGCCTGCCCCGACCACACCGAGAAGGAGACGCTGTGGGAGCTCCTCGACGTCTCGGCCGCCACCGGGATCGAGCTGACCGAGTCGATGGCGATGTGGCCCGGTGCTTCGGTCTCGGGGGTCTACTACAGCCACCCCGAGTCGCAGTACTTCGTGGTCGGGCGGCTCGGTCGCGACCAGGTGGCCGACTACGCCGACCGCAAGGGCTGGTCGCTGGCCGAGGCGGAGAAGTGGCTCTCGCCGAACCTGGGGTACGACCCCGATGACTGA
- a CDS encoding HAD family hydrolase, with translation MTDRHGMPAAVLWDMDGTLVDTEPYWMATEHEIAAEAGGTWTHEDAMGLVGNPLLTSGRYIKDKLGLAESPEQVVERLLDGVVARVEQEVPWCPGARELLLGLHEAGVPCGLVTMSYQRFVAPILRHLPKETFSVVVTGDAVDNGKPHPEPYLTAAAALGVPPEDCLAIEDSGTGASSAEAAGCTVLVVPNHVTVPPGPRRVFRDSLTGVRPDALPSLG, from the coding sequence ATGACTGACCGGCACGGCATGCCGGCCGCCGTCCTGTGGGACATGGACGGCACGCTCGTCGACACCGAGCCCTACTGGATGGCGACCGAGCACGAGATCGCCGCCGAGGCCGGGGGCACCTGGACCCACGAGGACGCGATGGGGCTGGTCGGCAACCCCCTGCTCACCTCCGGGCGCTACATCAAGGACAAGCTCGGGCTGGCGGAGTCCCCCGAGCAGGTCGTCGAGCGGTTGCTGGACGGTGTCGTCGCGCGGGTGGAGCAGGAGGTGCCGTGGTGCCCCGGCGCTCGCGAGCTGTTGCTCGGGCTGCACGAGGCCGGCGTCCCGTGCGGCCTGGTGACGATGTCCTACCAGCGCTTCGTCGCCCCGATCCTGCGGCACCTGCCCAAGGAGACGTTCTCGGTGGTCGTGACCGGTGACGCCGTCGACAACGGCAAGCCCCACCCGGAGCCGTACCTCACCGCGGCCGCCGCCCTCGGCGTCCCTCCCGAGGACTGCCTGGCGATCGAGGACTCCGGGACCGGCGCCAGCTCCGCCGAGGCGGCCGGGTGCACCGTCCTGGTGGTGCCCAACCACGTGACGGTGCCGCCGGGGCCGCGGCGGGTGTTCCGCGACTCCCTCACCGGAGTGCGTCCCGATGCGCTCCCGTCCCTCGGATAG
- a CDS encoding tRNA (adenine-N1)-methyltransferase encodes MSDADVPTDVWSGVHRGPLRPGEWVRLTDRKGRRHNFCLEAGKRFFSNKGHLDHDELIGREEGFTVMTSGGAEYLVFRPLLSEFVVSMPRGAAVVYPKDSAQIVAMADIFPGARVVEAGVGSGALTCSLLRAVGPQGRVRSFERREEFADVARRNVDQFFHAPEEEGHPAWTLTVGDLAEELPASGERCDRLILDMLAPWDCLEAAADALVPGGILCAYVATTTQLSRFVETVRAHGGFTEPAAWESLVRDWHVEGLAVRPGHSMIGHTAFLVTARRMAPGERAPLKKRRPAPGAYGPDYVGPRPRDVVDTSAEE; translated from the coding sequence ATGTCTGACGCTGATGTGCCCACCGACGTCTGGTCGGGTGTCCACCGCGGTCCGCTGCGGCCCGGCGAATGGGTCCGGCTGACCGACCGCAAGGGACGACGCCACAACTTCTGCCTCGAGGCCGGCAAGCGGTTCTTCAGCAACAAGGGCCACCTGGACCACGACGAGCTCATCGGCCGTGAGGAGGGCTTCACGGTGATGACCTCCGGCGGTGCGGAGTACCTGGTGTTCCGGCCGCTGCTCTCGGAGTTCGTGGTGTCCATGCCGCGCGGTGCCGCGGTGGTCTACCCCAAGGACTCCGCCCAGATCGTGGCGATGGCCGACATCTTCCCGGGTGCGCGCGTCGTCGAGGCGGGGGTCGGCTCGGGGGCGCTCACCTGTTCGCTGCTGCGGGCCGTGGGACCCCAGGGCCGCGTCCGCTCCTTCGAGCGGCGCGAGGAGTTCGCCGACGTCGCGCGCCGCAACGTCGACCAGTTCTTCCACGCCCCCGAGGAGGAGGGCCACCCGGCGTGGACCCTCACCGTGGGCGACCTCGCCGAGGAGCTGCCGGCCTCGGGGGAGCGGTGCGACCGGCTCATCCTGGACATGCTCGCCCCCTGGGACTGTCTGGAGGCCGCCGCGGACGCCCTGGTGCCGGGCGGGATCCTGTGTGCGTACGTCGCCACCACGACCCAGCTGTCCCGGTTCGTCGAGACGGTCCGCGCCCACGGCGGCTTCACCGAGCCGGCGGCGTGGGAGTCGCTCGTGCGCGACTGGCACGTCGAGGGGCTCGCGGTGCGCCCGGGACACTCCATGATCGGGCACACGGCGTTCCTCGTCACGGCCCGCCGGATGGCACCGGGCGAGCGTGCGCCCCTGAAGAAGCGCCGTCCCGCGCCGGGCGCCTACGGCCCCGACTACGTCGGTCCGCGCCCGCGCGACGTCGTGGACACGTCCGCGGAGGAGTGA